In Streptomyces sp. NBC_01717, one DNA window encodes the following:
- a CDS encoding SpoIIE family protein phosphatase produces the protein MTEATSHRPSETVRHTEILQQTLYTALHDVVGKLDAVMGIVYLAEQRSQGLGTAMIAGSPPAIFWMPDRMDLDAPYSSAVAFRTREFIVAEEPHPTSDDEYFVGLFPYAIASAPLTVNDHCYGVLSILLPTSRHGMCSNEQIEWLEGRNNQLAHALAHLSSQGIPVTSSFRPVLVPMFGGTPPESSRNAKWGLPYARGSTGLTLMYPLRRLAIALNRAFTAKDVFCAAKTYILDPFGAKDITLSAVADGRIWVVGHSGKSSAVIKRLHGSSVNDSDPTADALYGRPIFFSDSSQRKDSYPNALEDGGESWAYLPLRGGNFRRIGVCNLIFSEERTFAAEEQTVLMMMADLLGSALERVRLSQREHELSRCLQKRLLPRFLAELPEVTIAARHLSATPDFGSGGDWYDVITLHANQIGLVVGDVEGHGVESTVVMGQVRTAILAYASEGHSPSEILKRTNEILLRLDTDLLATCCVLYLNVSNGKAQGCLAGHPPPLVKNTDRTTQLVTAHPGVPLGVQSAALYQSFDIQLNSGALLLLYTDGIARRHDDVVASATELLGSLDDVDSNLEGYADRLAAAVPDQQHRLDDVALLVARYEGVSPASHLPSKRMEIQRRDLQGVRASRKFVRESLKGWGLDTLSDDLELIVSELTTNALIHADSDVELRLRLRADRIQMEVCDSETAPPIPTFYATKEEESEAEGGRGLYIVDALTSAFGSSPSGRGKIVWLEMSASREFPAE, from the coding sequence ATGACGGAAGCCACCAGCCACAGGCCATCAGAGACAGTCCGCCACACTGAAATACTTCAACAAACTCTATACACAGCCCTCCACGACGTCGTGGGAAAACTAGATGCAGTTATGGGCATCGTGTATCTGGCGGAACAACGTAGCCAAGGTTTGGGAACCGCAATGATTGCCGGGTCTCCGCCGGCAATCTTCTGGATGCCCGACCGCATGGACCTAGATGCACCCTATTCCTCCGCTGTCGCTTTCAGGACTCGCGAGTTCATAGTTGCGGAGGAACCGCACCCCACTTCAGACGACGAGTACTTTGTCGGACTGTTTCCCTATGCCATCGCGTCGGCGCCATTGACAGTGAATGATCACTGTTATGGCGTACTCAGCATCCTTCTCCCCACTTCCCGGCATGGCATGTGCAGTAATGAACAAATTGAGTGGCTGGAAGGACGTAACAATCAGCTAGCACACGCGCTTGCTCACCTTTCTTCACAAGGCATACCGGTGACTTCCAGTTTTCGTCCGGTGCTTGTTCCTATGTTTGGAGGTACGCCGCCCGAGAGTTCCCGAAATGCAAAGTGGGGACTCCCATATGCCCGCGGCTCAACCGGCCTCACCCTCATGTACCCGTTGCGCAGGCTGGCGATTGCACTGAATCGAGCGTTTACCGCAAAAGATGTATTTTGTGCTGCGAAAACATATATCCTTGATCCTTTTGGAGCCAAGGACATCACACTCAGTGCGGTCGCGGACGGTCGTATATGGGTCGTCGGGCACAGTGGAAAGTCTTCGGCAGTCATCAAGAGACTGCACGGCTCAAGTGTCAACGACAGCGATCCAACCGCAGACGCTCTTTATGGGCGACCCATCTTCTTCAGTGACAGCTCGCAGAGGAAAGACAGCTATCCGAACGCCCTGGAGGACGGCGGCGAATCCTGGGCCTACCTCCCCCTACGAGGTGGCAATTTTCGGCGAATAGGCGTATGCAACCTTATTTTCTCCGAAGAGCGCACATTCGCGGCAGAGGAACAGACAGTGCTGATGATGATGGCAGACTTGCTGGGATCCGCCCTGGAACGCGTCCGCCTGAGCCAGCGCGAACATGAGCTTTCCCGATGTCTCCAGAAGAGGCTCCTTCCACGCTTTCTTGCTGAGCTGCCGGAAGTGACTATCGCAGCACGCCACCTGTCCGCCACACCTGATTTTGGATCAGGCGGCGACTGGTACGACGTGATAACACTCCACGCTAACCAAATCGGACTCGTCGTTGGGGATGTGGAAGGGCACGGAGTCGAAAGTACCGTGGTCATGGGTCAGGTACGCACTGCGATTCTTGCATATGCGAGTGAAGGTCACAGCCCTTCGGAGATCTTGAAACGCACCAACGAAATTCTCCTCAGATTGGACACAGATCTTCTCGCAACCTGCTGCGTTCTCTATCTGAATGTTTCAAACGGCAAGGCTCAAGGCTGTCTGGCGGGCCATCCACCGCCTCTCGTCAAGAACACTGATCGAACGACCCAGCTGGTAACGGCGCATCCTGGGGTTCCACTAGGAGTTCAATCGGCGGCACTTTATCAGTCGTTTGATATTCAACTCAACTCCGGAGCCTTGCTTCTTCTCTATACTGACGGAATTGCCCGAAGGCACGATGACGTTGTCGCTAGCGCAACCGAACTACTTGGGTCTCTAGACGATGTCGATTCCAATCTTGAAGGGTACGCCGACAGACTGGCGGCCGCAGTTCCCGACCAACAACACCGACTCGATGATGTAGCTCTACTCGTGGCCCGCTATGAAGGTGTCTCGCCAGCCTCGCACCTACCTAGCAAACGCATGGAGATTCAGCGGCGAGACCTTCAAGGCGTGCGGGCATCACGGAAATTTGTGCGCGAGAGCTTGAAGGGCTGGGGCCTAGACACCCTGTCTGATGACCTCGAGCTTATTGTGTCCGAGCTCACCACTAATGCACTCATCCATGCGGACAGCGACGTGGAGCTGCGTCTCCGTCTACGAGCCGACCGAATCCAAATGGAGGTCTGTGATTCAGAGACTGCTCCTCCAATTCCCACGTTCTACGCAACCAAAGAGGAAGAGAGCGAGGCGGAAGGCGGCAGAGGTCTGTACATTGTAGATGCACTTACTTCGGCGTTCGGGAGTTCACCCAGCGGCAGAGGCAAGATCGTATGGCTGGAAATGTCAGCAAGCCGCGAGTTTCCTGCTGAGTAG